The genomic window GACGAGAACGGCTTCTCCCGCCTCTACGACTTCGACGAGGTGATCCGCCCCGATTCCACCCTGGAGGCCCTGGCGGCCCTCAAGCCCGCCTTCGACCCCAGGAACGGCACCGTCACCGCCGGCAACTCCTCGGCCATCTCCGACGGGGCCTCGGCCCTCCTGGTCATGTCGCTGGACCGGGCCAAGGCCCTCGGCCTGACCCCCATGGCCCGGGTCAAGGCCATGGCCACCGCCGGTGTGGATCCTTCCATCATGGGCTACGGCCCCGTGCCGGCCGTGAAGAAGGCCCTGGCCCGCGCCCAGATGAAGGCCGGCGACATCGAGCTGTGGGAGCTCAACGAGGCCTTCGCCGCCCAGGCCCTGCCGGTCCTCAAGGATCTGCAGTTGCGGGACCAGGTGGAAAAGAAGGTCAACCTCAACGGCGGCGCCATCGCCCTGGGGCACCCGCTTGGCTGCTCGGGGGCCCGCATCACCACCACCCTCCTCCACCTCATGAAGGCAAGCAACCGTTCGACCGGCGTGGCCACCATGTGCATCGGCCTCGGACAGGGCATCGCCACCGTCTTCGAACGCGTATAGTACCTGACAATCCAGCCCACAAGGTTTCCTCACCGATACGGAGGCACTATGGCTCAGATTCTTGCGGACCGCAGGGATATCGACTTCGTCCTTCACGAGCAGCTGAAGGTCGAGACCCTAAGCACGCATGACCGCTTTGCGGACTTCAGCCGGAAGTCGATCGACCTGATCATCAACGAAGCCCGGAACCTGGCCGTGAAGGAGATCCTCCCCACCCAGGTGGACGGGGACCGCGTCGGGGCCCGGTTCGACGAGGGCCGGGTCAAGGTGCCGGAGTCCTTCCACAAGGCCTGGAAGGCCCTGCGCGCGGGCGACTGGCTCGCCATGACCGAGGACCCGGAGTGGGGCGGCCAGGGCATGCCCCGCGTCGTGGCCACGGCGGCCTCCGACTACCTCATGGGGGCCAACTTCGCCTTCATGATGCACGGCGGGCTCACCCACGGGGCCGGCAAGCTCATCGAGACCTTCGGCACGGACACCCAGAAGCGCCTCTACCTCAAGAAGCTCTTCAGCGGCGAGTGGACGGGCACCATGCTCCTCACCGAGCCCGAGGCGGGCTCGGACGTGGGCGCCCTCACCACCACCGCCACCCCCAACCCCGACGGCACCTACACCATCACGGGGAACAAGATCTTCATCTCCGGCGGCGAGCACGACCTGACCCCCAACATCATCCACCCGGTGCTGGCCCGCATCGAGGGGGCGCCGGCCGGCACCGCGGGCATCTCGCTCTTCGTGGTGCCCAAGATCCGCGTGAACGACGACGGCAGCCTCGGCGAACCCAACGACGTGGTCTGCACCGGCATCGAGGAGAAGATGGGCATCCACGGCAACGCCACCTGCTCCATCGCCCTGGGCGGCAAGGGCGGGTGCCGGGGCACCCTCCTGGGCGAGGCCAACAAGGGCATGCGGGCCATGTTCATGATGATGAACGACGCCCGGCTCATGGTGGGCAACCAGGGCCTCTCCTGCGCCAGCCCTTCCTACCTGTACGCCGTGAACTACGCCCGCACCCGCCTCCAGGGCCGGCACCTGCTCAAGATGATGGACAAGAGCGCCCCCGCCGTGCCCATCATCCAGCACCCCGACGTGCGCCGCATGCTCATGCTCATGAAGGTCTACGTGGAGGGCATCCGCAGCCTCTTCTACTACCTCGCCCACTGCTCGGACAGCATCGCGGTCTCCACCGACGCCGACGAGAAGGCCCGGCTCCAGGGCATCATCGACTTCCTCATCCCCATCGCCAAGGGCTACGTCACCGAGCGCTGCTTCGACGTCTGCAGCCTGGGCGTCCAGGTCTACGGCGGCTATGGCTACATCCGCGAATACCC from Geothrix sp. 21YS21S-2 includes these protein-coding regions:
- a CDS encoding acyl-CoA dehydrogenase → MAQILADRRDIDFVLHEQLKVETLSTHDRFADFSRKSIDLIINEARNLAVKEILPTQVDGDRVGARFDEGRVKVPESFHKAWKALRAGDWLAMTEDPEWGGQGMPRVVATAASDYLMGANFAFMMHGGLTHGAGKLIETFGTDTQKRLYLKKLFSGEWTGTMLLTEPEAGSDVGALTTTATPNPDGTYTITGNKIFISGGEHDLTPNIIHPVLARIEGAPAGTAGISLFVVPKIRVNDDGSLGEPNDVVCTGIEEKMGIHGNATCSIALGGKGGCRGTLLGEANKGMRAMFMMMNDARLMVGNQGLSCASPSYLYAVNYARTRLQGRHLLKMMDKSAPAVPIIQHPDVRRMLMLMKVYVEGIRSLFYYLAHCSDSIAVSTDADEKARLQGIIDFLIPIAKGYVTERCFDVCSLGVQVYGGYGYIREYPMEQLLRDCRITAIYEGTNGIQAMDLLGRKLGQNQGRPIMDLFEAFRATLAEARDVDRAAPLAEALEPAVIRLEEVARHMGTTALYGDLLTAAAHAHPFMEVCGDVVLGWQLLWRAKVAAEALAVGGKEKDIAFYEGQIRSAQFFNAVLLPVALGRMDAILSGCAIAVEIPEDAFGGK